The Malus domestica chromosome 13, GDT2T_hap1 genome includes a window with the following:
- the AMY10 gene encoding alpha-amylase 3, chloroplastic-like isoform X1: MSTVRIEPLLHHYRRQKPSHRLPPSKHPLKLSSSFTAFPKKLVVSNGRSFCNFQPPTLSVRAASTDTATVEATEFADAFYKETFPLKRTEVVEGKMIVKLDNGKDAKNWVLTVGCNLPGKWVLHWGVNYVDDVGSEWDQPPSEMRPAGSVSIKDYAIETPLKESLSPVGGDTSHEVKIDVTPNSAIAAINFVLKDEETGAWYQHRGRDFKVPFVGYLQDDDNVVGATRALGAWSVFFFILGTLGKLSNVFVKAETSNSKDQESSSESRDPQQKTMRLEGFYEELPIAKEIAVNHSATVSVRKCPETTKNLLYLETDLPDHAVVHWGVCRDDAKRWEIPAAPHPPETVVFKDKALRTRLQQREDGNGCSGLFTLEEGLAGFLFVFKLNETMWLNCVGNDFYIPLLSSNNSIAVQNEVQSEDAQVPDRSRETNFTAYTDGIINEIRNLVSDISSEKSQRKRSKEAQETILQEIEKLAAEAYSIFRTTVPTLPEEIIAETEKVKVAPAKICSGTGTGFEILCQGFNWESSKSGRWYEELKSKAAELSSLGFTVIWFPPPTDSVSPQGYMPRDLYNMNSRYGNMDELKETVKTFHDAGLKVLGDAVLNHRCAEYQNQNGVWNIFGGRLNWDERAVVADDPHFQGRGNKSSGDSFHAAPNIDHSQDFVRKDIREWLCWLRDDIGYDGWRLDFVRGFWGGYVKDYMDASEPYFAVGEYWDSLSYTYGEMDHNQDAHRQRIVDWINATNGTCGAFDVTTKGILHAALERCEYWRLSDEKGKPPGVLGWWPSRAVTFIENHDTGSTQGHWRFPNKKEMQGYAYILTHPGTPTVFYDHIFSHYQSEIAALISLRNRNKLNCRSRVKITKAERDVYAAIIDEKVAIKIGPGHYEPASGPQNWNKSLEGRDYKVWEAS; the protein is encoded by the exons ATGTCGACGGTTAGGATAGAGCCCCTCCTCCACCACTACCGTCGACAGAAACCCAGCCACCGCCTTCCGCCGTCGAAGCACCCATTAAAGCTCAGCTCTTCTTTCACTGCTTTTCCAAAGAAGCTAGTAGTCTCCAATGGCCGCAGCTTCTGCAACTTCCAGCCTCCCACTCTCAGTGTCAGAGCTGCCTCCACCGATACAGCCACCGTCGAGGCCACCGAATTCGCCGACGCCTTCTACAAGGAGACCTTCCCTCTCAAGCGAACTGAAGTG GTGGAGGGAAAGATGATCGTGAAATTAGATAATGGGAAGGATGCAAAGAATTGGGTGCTGACTGTGGGTTGTAATCTTCCTGGAAAATGGGTTCTTCACTGGGGAGTTAATTATGTGGATGACGTCGGCAG TGAATGGGATCAGCCTCCTAGTGAAATGAGACCAGCTGGTTCAGTTTCCATCAAG GACTATGCAATAGAGACACCCTTGAAGGAATCGTTGTCGCCGGTGGGAGGCGATACATCTCACGAAGTGAAGATTGATGTTACACCCAACAGCGCAATCGCAGCGATAAATTTTGTTCTCAAG GATGAAGAAACCGGTGCCTGGTATCAGCATAGAGGGAGAGACTTTAAAGTGCCTTTCGTGGGCTACCTGCAAGACGATGACAATGTAGTTGGAGCAACAAGGGCCTTGGGCGCGTGGTCAG TCTTCTTTTTTATTCTAGGAACTTTGGGAAAACTATCCAATGTGTTTGTCAAAGCAGAAACATCAAATTCCAAAGATCAAGAAAGCAGCAGTGAATCCAGAGACCCTCAACAGAAAACTATGCGTCTAGAAGGATTCTATGAAGAACTGCCAATTGCAAAAGAAATTGCTGTTAACCATTCAGCAACTGTTTCCGTTAGGAAGTGCCCTGAGACTACTAAGAATCTTCTATACTTGGAAACAGATTTACCTGATCATGCTGTTGTTCACTGGGGAGTTTGCAGAGATGATGCTAAAAGATGGGAAATTCCAGCTGCCCCGCATCCACCAGAAACAGTAGTTTTCAAGGACAAGGCTTTGCGGACTCGATTACAG CAAAGGGAGGATGGAAATGGATGTTCTGGACTGTTTACCTTGGAAGAAGGACTCGCaggatttctttttgttttcaaacTAAATGAAACTATGTGGTTGAATTGTGTGGGCAATGACTTCTACATCCCCCTTTTAAGCTCAAATAACTCAATTGCTGTGCAAAATGAGGTTCAGTCTGAAGATGCTCAGGTACCTGACAGAAGTAGAGAAACTAATTTTACTGCATATACCGATGGTATAATCAATGAAATAAGGAACTTGGTGAGTGATATTTCCTCTGAGAAGAGTCAAAGGAAAAGATCCAAAGAAGCACAAGAAACCATTCTTCAAGAAATAGAAAAATTGGCTGCTGAAGCGTATAGTATCTTCAGAACTACTGTTCCAACTCTACCGGAGGAAATCATTGCAGAAACTGAAAAGGTGAAAGTCGCCCCTGCCAAAATATGCTCGGGGACAGGAACAGGTTTTGAAATATTGTGCCAAGGTTTTAACTGGGAATCTAGTAAATCTGGAAGATGGTACGAGGAACTCAAAAGTAAAGCTGCAGAATTATCCTCACTAGGTTTCACTGTGATTTGGTTCCCACCTCCTACAGATTCTGTGTCGCCTCAAGGGTACATGCCGAGGGATTTATACAATATGAACTCCAG ATATGGAAATATGGACGAACTGAAGGAGACTGTGAAGACATTCCATGATGCCGGTTTAAAAGTTCTTGGAGATGCTGTTCTGAATCACCGTTGTGCAGAATATCAGAATCAAAATGGTGTTTGGAATATATTTGGTGGTCGTTTAAATTGGGATGAACGTGCAGTTGTTGCAGATGATCCACATTTTCAG GGTAGGGGCAACAAAAGTAGTGGAGATAGTTTTCATGCTGCCCCAAACATTGATCATTCACAAGATTTTGTGAGGAAGGATATCAGAGAATGGTTATGCTGGCTAAG GGACGATATTGGGTATGACGGATGGAGGCTTGATTTCGTTAGAGGATTTTGGGGTGGCTACGTCAAGGACTACATGGATGCCAGTGAGCCCTACTTTGCCGTAGGCGAGTATTGGGATTCCCTAAGTTATACATACGGGGAAATGGATCACAATCAAGATGCACACAGGCAGAGAATTGTTGATTGGATCAACGCTACTAATGGAACTTGTGGTGCATTCGATgtcacaacaaaagggattctCCATGCA GCACTGGAAAGATGCGAGTATTGGCGATTGTCAGATGAGAAGGGTAAGCCTCCAGGGGTTCTTGGATGGTGGCCATCTCGTGCTGTCACTTTCATAGAGAATCATGATACTGGTTCTACTcag GGTCATTGGAGGtttccaaataaaaaagaaatgcaAGGATATGCATACATTTTGACTCATCCGGGAACACCTACAGTTTTCTATGACCACATTTTCTCTCACTACCAATCTGAAATTGCTGCTCTGATCTCTCTCAGAAACCGGAACAAGCTCAACTGTCGGAGTAGA GTTAAAATCACCAAGGCAGAAAGAGACGTCTACGCGGCCATCATTGATGAAAAGGTCGCCATCAAAATCGGACCAGGTCATTACGAACCTGCTAGTGGACCTCAAAATTGGAATAAAAGCCTTGAGGGAAGAGACTACAAGGTCTGGGAAGCGTCATAA
- the LOC103451865 gene encoding mitochondrial outer membrane protein porin of 36 kDa has translation MVKGPGLYLDIGKKARDLLYKDYQSDHKFTVTTYTSTGVAISSTGIRKGDLYLGDVSTQLKNKNITTDVKVDTNSNVITTITVDEPSPGLKAIFSFIAPDQRSGKVELQYQHEYAGISTSIGLTANPIVHFSGVVGNNLLSLGTDLSFDTASGNFTKVNAGLNFTHSDLIASLLLNDKADTITASYYHTVSPLTNTAVGAELSHSFSSNENSLTIGTAHALDPLTTVKARVNNYGRASALIQHEWRPKSFFTISGEVDTRAIEKSAKVGLALALKP, from the exons ATGGTGAAGGGCCCAGGACTCTACCTCGATATCGGCAAGAAAGCCAGAG ATCTTCTTTACAAGGATTACCAGAGCGACCACAAGTTCACCGTCACCACTTACACTTCCACCGGAGTT GCAATCAGTTCGACCGGAATCAGGAAGGGTGATCTGTATTTGGGGGATGTCAGTACTCAGCTGAAGAACAAGAACATCACAACTGATGTGAAAGTTGACACCAACTCTAAC GTTATCACGACCATTACTGTTGATGAACCTTCACCTGGTCTCAAGGCAATCTTTAGCTTTATTGCACCTGACCAGAGATCTGGCAAG GTGGAACTCCAATATCAGCATGAGTATGCTGGGATAAGTACCAGCATTGGTTTGACTGCCAATCCGATTGTGCACTTTTCTGGGGTTGTGGGGAACAATCTTCTCTCTCTGGGAACCGATCTTTCTTTCGACACTGCCTCTGGGAACTTTACCAAAGTGAATGCAGGGTTGAATTTCACCCATTCTGACCTCATTGCTTCCCTGTTACT GAACGATAAAGCTGATACTATTACTGCTTCCTACTACCACACTGTAAGCCCACTCACCAACACTGCTGTTGGTGCGGAGCTGTCCCATAGCTTTTCAAGCAATGAAAACAGCCTCACAATCGGCACAGCGCATGCACTTGACCCTCTAACCACAGTGAAGGCTCGGGTGAATAACTACGGCAGGGCAAGCGCTCTCATCCAGCACGAGTGGCGTCCCAAGTCATTCTTCACCATCTCAGGAGAGGTCGATACCAGGGCAATAGAGAAGAGCGCAAAGGTCGGTCTAGCCTTGGCACTCAAGCCCTAG
- the AMY10 gene encoding alpha-amylase 3, chloroplastic-like yields the protein MSTVRIEPLLHHYRRQKPSHRLPPSKHPLKLSSSFTAFPKKLVVSNGRSFCNFQPPTLSVRAASTDTATVEATEFADAFYKETFPLKRTEVVEGKMIVKLDNGKDAKNWVLTVGCNLPGKWVLHWGVNYVDDVGSEWDQPPSEMRPAGSVSIKDYAIETPLKESLSPVGGDTSHEVKIDVTPNSAIAAINFVLKDEETGAWYQHRGRDFKVPFVGYLQDDDNVVGATRALGAWSGTLGKLSNVFVKAETSNSKDQESSSESRDPQQKTMRLEGFYEELPIAKEIAVNHSATVSVRKCPETTKNLLYLETDLPDHAVVHWGVCRDDAKRWEIPAAPHPPETVVFKDKALRTRLQQREDGNGCSGLFTLEEGLAGFLFVFKLNETMWLNCVGNDFYIPLLSSNNSIAVQNEVQSEDAQVPDRSRETNFTAYTDGIINEIRNLVSDISSEKSQRKRSKEAQETILQEIEKLAAEAYSIFRTTVPTLPEEIIAETEKVKVAPAKICSGTGTGFEILCQGFNWESSKSGRWYEELKSKAAELSSLGFTVIWFPPPTDSVSPQGYMPRDLYNMNSRYGNMDELKETVKTFHDAGLKVLGDAVLNHRCAEYQNQNGVWNIFGGRLNWDERAVVADDPHFQGRGNKSSGDSFHAAPNIDHSQDFVRKDIREWLCWLRDDIGYDGWRLDFVRGFWGGYVKDYMDASEPYFAVGEYWDSLSYTYGEMDHNQDAHRQRIVDWINATNGTCGAFDVTTKGILHAALERCEYWRLSDEKGKPPGVLGWWPSRAVTFIENHDTGSTQGHWRFPNKKEMQGYAYILTHPGTPTVFYDHIFSHYQSEIAALISLRNRNKLNCRSRVKITKAERDVYAAIIDEKVAIKIGPGHYEPASGPQNWNKSLEGRDYKVWEAS from the exons ATGTCGACGGTTAGGATAGAGCCCCTCCTCCACCACTACCGTCGACAGAAACCCAGCCACCGCCTTCCGCCGTCGAAGCACCCATTAAAGCTCAGCTCTTCTTTCACTGCTTTTCCAAAGAAGCTAGTAGTCTCCAATGGCCGCAGCTTCTGCAACTTCCAGCCTCCCACTCTCAGTGTCAGAGCTGCCTCCACCGATACAGCCACCGTCGAGGCCACCGAATTCGCCGACGCCTTCTACAAGGAGACCTTCCCTCTCAAGCGAACTGAAGTG GTGGAGGGAAAGATGATCGTGAAATTAGATAATGGGAAGGATGCAAAGAATTGGGTGCTGACTGTGGGTTGTAATCTTCCTGGAAAATGGGTTCTTCACTGGGGAGTTAATTATGTGGATGACGTCGGCAG TGAATGGGATCAGCCTCCTAGTGAAATGAGACCAGCTGGTTCAGTTTCCATCAAG GACTATGCAATAGAGACACCCTTGAAGGAATCGTTGTCGCCGGTGGGAGGCGATACATCTCACGAAGTGAAGATTGATGTTACACCCAACAGCGCAATCGCAGCGATAAATTTTGTTCTCAAG GATGAAGAAACCGGTGCCTGGTATCAGCATAGAGGGAGAGACTTTAAAGTGCCTTTCGTGGGCTACCTGCAAGACGATGACAATGTAGTTGGAGCAACAAGGGCCTTGGGCGCGTGGTCAG GAACTTTGGGAAAACTATCCAATGTGTTTGTCAAAGCAGAAACATCAAATTCCAAAGATCAAGAAAGCAGCAGTGAATCCAGAGACCCTCAACAGAAAACTATGCGTCTAGAAGGATTCTATGAAGAACTGCCAATTGCAAAAGAAATTGCTGTTAACCATTCAGCAACTGTTTCCGTTAGGAAGTGCCCTGAGACTACTAAGAATCTTCTATACTTGGAAACAGATTTACCTGATCATGCTGTTGTTCACTGGGGAGTTTGCAGAGATGATGCTAAAAGATGGGAAATTCCAGCTGCCCCGCATCCACCAGAAACAGTAGTTTTCAAGGACAAGGCTTTGCGGACTCGATTACAG CAAAGGGAGGATGGAAATGGATGTTCTGGACTGTTTACCTTGGAAGAAGGACTCGCaggatttctttttgttttcaaacTAAATGAAACTATGTGGTTGAATTGTGTGGGCAATGACTTCTACATCCCCCTTTTAAGCTCAAATAACTCAATTGCTGTGCAAAATGAGGTTCAGTCTGAAGATGCTCAGGTACCTGACAGAAGTAGAGAAACTAATTTTACTGCATATACCGATGGTATAATCAATGAAATAAGGAACTTGGTGAGTGATATTTCCTCTGAGAAGAGTCAAAGGAAAAGATCCAAAGAAGCACAAGAAACCATTCTTCAAGAAATAGAAAAATTGGCTGCTGAAGCGTATAGTATCTTCAGAACTACTGTTCCAACTCTACCGGAGGAAATCATTGCAGAAACTGAAAAGGTGAAAGTCGCCCCTGCCAAAATATGCTCGGGGACAGGAACAGGTTTTGAAATATTGTGCCAAGGTTTTAACTGGGAATCTAGTAAATCTGGAAGATGGTACGAGGAACTCAAAAGTAAAGCTGCAGAATTATCCTCACTAGGTTTCACTGTGATTTGGTTCCCACCTCCTACAGATTCTGTGTCGCCTCAAGGGTACATGCCGAGGGATTTATACAATATGAACTCCAG ATATGGAAATATGGACGAACTGAAGGAGACTGTGAAGACATTCCATGATGCCGGTTTAAAAGTTCTTGGAGATGCTGTTCTGAATCACCGTTGTGCAGAATATCAGAATCAAAATGGTGTTTGGAATATATTTGGTGGTCGTTTAAATTGGGATGAACGTGCAGTTGTTGCAGATGATCCACATTTTCAG GGTAGGGGCAACAAAAGTAGTGGAGATAGTTTTCATGCTGCCCCAAACATTGATCATTCACAAGATTTTGTGAGGAAGGATATCAGAGAATGGTTATGCTGGCTAAG GGACGATATTGGGTATGACGGATGGAGGCTTGATTTCGTTAGAGGATTTTGGGGTGGCTACGTCAAGGACTACATGGATGCCAGTGAGCCCTACTTTGCCGTAGGCGAGTATTGGGATTCCCTAAGTTATACATACGGGGAAATGGATCACAATCAAGATGCACACAGGCAGAGAATTGTTGATTGGATCAACGCTACTAATGGAACTTGTGGTGCATTCGATgtcacaacaaaagggattctCCATGCA GCACTGGAAAGATGCGAGTATTGGCGATTGTCAGATGAGAAGGGTAAGCCTCCAGGGGTTCTTGGATGGTGGCCATCTCGTGCTGTCACTTTCATAGAGAATCATGATACTGGTTCTACTcag GGTCATTGGAGGtttccaaataaaaaagaaatgcaAGGATATGCATACATTTTGACTCATCCGGGAACACCTACAGTTTTCTATGACCACATTTTCTCTCACTACCAATCTGAAATTGCTGCTCTGATCTCTCTCAGAAACCGGAACAAGCTCAACTGTCGGAGTAGA GTTAAAATCACCAAGGCAGAAAGAGACGTCTACGCGGCCATCATTGATGAAAAGGTCGCCATCAAAATCGGACCAGGTCATTACGAACCTGCTAGTGGACCTCAAAATTGGAATAAAAGCCTTGAGGGAAGAGACTACAAGGTCTGGGAAGCGTCATAA
- the LOC103451862 gene encoding probable pectate lyase 3, with protein sequence MAAMFNSSYFFLCLFFLSFAVFVSSNDGPTDVANEDSTVLDLDAYWKERAQEALKEAMESYHKNPEQVTEEFNTGVAELLSKENTTRRNLRGNKGYNGPCMATNPIDACWRCDPNWADNRKKIVGCAQGFGKKATGGKDGPIYVVTVGTDDDVQNPKPGTLRHAVIQKGPLWIIFARSMVIRLQQELMVTSDKTIDGRGANVVIEEGGGITLQFVKNVILTNLHIKMIVSKPGGMIRDSVDHMGLRTKSDGDGISLFGASNVWIDHMSMSRCADGLIDAVMASTAITISNSHFTDHDDVMLFGANNAHTQDKIMQITLAFNHFGRGLVQRMPRVRHGFFHLVNNDYNHWIMYAIGGNMNPTIISQGNRFIAPVNEATKQVTHREHTPESEWKNWEWRSEGDLMMNGAFFVESGSRASQNPAKLDMMPFQPGTFATKLTKFSGALSCVVGKPC encoded by the exons ATGGCAGCAATGTTTAACTCGTCCTATTTCTTTCTATGTTTGTTTTTCTTATCCTTTGCTGTATTTGTTTCGAGTAATGATGGTCCAACCGATGTTGCAAATGAAGATAGTACGGTATTAGATTTAGATGCGTACTGGAAAGAACGAGCCCAAGAAGCCTTAAAGGAGGCCATGGAAAGCTACCATAAAAATCCTGAGCAAGTCACTGAGGAGTTCAATACTGGAGTTGCCGA GCTTTTGTCCAAGGAAAACACCACAAGAAGGAACTTGAGGGGTAACAAGGGTTATAATGGTCCATGCATGGCGACCAATCCAATTGACGCCTGCTGGAGGTGTGACCCTAATTGGGCCGATAACCGAAAGAAGATTGTAGGCTGCGCCCAAGGCTTTGGTAAAAAGGCCACTGGAGGTAAGGACGGTCCCATTTACGTGGTGACTGTGGGAACAGATGATGACGTACAAAACCCCAAACCCGGAACCCTACGCCACGCCGTGATTCAGAAAGGGCCTTTGTGGATAATCTTCGCAAGAAGCATGGTGATTAGGCTGCAGCAAGAGCTGATGGTGACCAGTGACAAGACCATTGATGGTAGAGGAGCCAATGTTGTGATAGAAGAGGGTGGTGGCATTACCCTCCAGTTTGTGAAGAATGTAATCCTCACCAACCTTCACATCAAAATGATTGTGTCCAAACCCGGTGGTATGATCAGGGACTCCGTCGACCATATGGGTTTGAGGACCAAGAGTGACGGCGATGGTATCTCCCTCTTTGGTGCCTCCAACGTCTGGATCGACCACATGTCCATGTCCCGGTGCGCAGATGGGCTCATCGATGCCGTCATGGCTTCCACCGCCATCACCATCTCCAACTCCCACTTCACTGACCACGATGAT gtGATGTTGTTTGGCGCCAACAACGCGCACACTCAAGACAAAATCATGCAAATTACTTTGGCCTTCAACCACTTTGGTCGGGGACTGGTGCAGAGGATGCCGAGGGTCCGGCACGGATTCTTCCACCTGGTGAACAACGACTACAACCACTGGATCATGTATGCCATCGGAGGAAACATGAACCCTACAATCATCAGCCAGGGTAACAGGTTCATTGCTCCCGTGAACGAGGCCACCAAACAG GTGACCCATAGGGAGCATACACCAGAGTCAGAGTGGAAGAACTGGGAGTGGAGATCTGAGGGAGATTTGATGATGAATGGAGCTTTCTTTGTTGAATCTGGATCAAGAGCCAGCCAAAACCCAGCAAAGTTGGACATGATGCCCTTCCAACCAGGGACCTTTGCCACAAAGCTCACAAAATTTTCCGGCGCTCTAAGCTGCGTTGTCGGCAAACCCTGCTaa